The Fusarium graminearum PH-1 chromosome 2, whole genome shotgun sequence genome includes a region encoding these proteins:
- a CDS encoding 3-ketoacyl-CoA thiolase B: MSARLHKGLSSVLAKSPSDTVILSSVRTPICRSYKGQLKDAYPEELLASVLKATLKAHPEAPVDDVAVGVVLSELGGSKAARMALNHVGFKNTTSLYTVNRACSSSLQAIAAVSGQIQTGMIDSGIAAGMESMTRNYGSRAIPVDVWPELKESENHHARDCIMPMGLTSENVASRYNVSRADQDAMAVESHRRAARARSEGRFAEEIVPVETRFQEVDKQGNKVGEEKRITVTADDGIREGVTIEALTKLKPAFKADGTSTAGNSSQVSDGAAATFLMRRSTATALGLQDQIIGKFVSAVTVGCDPDEMGIGPALAIPKLLDQVGLKNEDVSRWEINEAFASQALHCVRALGLEDAWAKEKVNPDGGAIALGHPLGATGARMTSTLLHGLKRDGGEVGVVSMCVGTGMGMAGMFVRE; encoded by the coding sequence ATGTCGGCCCGCCTCCACAAGGGACTGTCAAGCGTCCTCGCCAAATCCCCTTCCGACACTGTCATTCTTTCGTCTGTTCGCACTCCCATCTGCCGCTCTTATAAGGGCCAATTGAAGGATGCTTACCCTGAGGAACTTCTCGCCAGTGTTCTCAAGGCTACGCTGAAAGCTCACCCCGAGGCACCCGTCGATGATGTCGCTGTCGGCGTTGTCCTTTCGGAACTCGGCGGCTCTAAAGCAGCGCGCATGGCTCTTAACCATGTCGGTTTCAAGAACACTACCAGCTTGTACACCGTCAACCGCGCATGCTCAAGTTCTCTTCaagccattgctgctgtctcGGGTCAAATTCAGACTGGTATGATTGACTCTGGTATCGCGGCGGGTATGGAGAGCATGACGAGGAATTACGGATCCAGAGCTATCCCCGTGGATGTCTGGCCTGAACTCAAAGAGTCGGAGAACCATCACGCGCGCGATTGTATCATGCCCATGGGTTTGACGTCGGAGAATGTTGCTAGTCGGTATAATGTGTCGAGAGCGGATCAGGACGCCATGGCCGTTGAGTCTCACCGACGAGCTGCGCGTGCACGAAGCGAGGGTCGCTTTGCGGAGGAGATTGTCCCTGTTGAGACGCGGTTCCAGGAGGTTGATAAGCAGGGTAACAAGGTCGGCGAGGAGAAGCGCATTACTGTTACTGCAGACGACGGTATCCGTGAGGGTGTCACCATTGAGGCTCTTACTAAGCTCAAGCCCGCTTTCAAAGCAGACGGAACTTCGACAGCCGGAAACTCAAGTCAGGTTTCCGACGGCGCGGCAGCTACATTTCTCATGCGCCGAAGCACCGCCACCGCTCTaggtcttcaagatcaaatcATCGGTAAATTCGTCTCAGCCGTAACAGTAGGCTGCGATCCCGACGAGATGGGCATTGGTCCCGCGCTCGCGATCCCCAAGCTTTTGGATCAAGTCGGTTTGAAGAACGAGGATGTTTCGCGGTGGGAGATCAACGAGGCGTTTGCGAGCCAGGCGCTGCACTGCGTGAGGGCGCTGGGGCTGGAAGATGCGTGGGCGAAGGAAAAGGTGAACCCTGATGGTGGAGCTATTGCTCTTGGACATCCGCTTGGTGCTACGGGTGCAAGAATGACGAGTACGCTTTTGCATGGGTTGAAGAGGGATGGGggtgaggttggtgttgtgagTATGTGTGTTGGTACGGGGATGGGTATGGCTGGTATGTTTGTGCGGGAGTAG